From the Octadecabacter antarcticus 307 genome, one window contains:
- a CDS encoding precorrin-8X methylmutase, whose product MRPYETNPSAIYAASFATVAAEARLDRFAPALHPLITRLIHSCGMVEIADRLAFSADVAFAGHHAMQSGAPILCDCEMVGAGIIRRYLPAHNQVIVTLNDPRTPDHAAKIENTRSAAAVEFWEPHIAGAIVAIGNAPTALFHLLELIDQGFPKPAVILGFPVGFVGAAESKAELAANPRGIDFVALRGRKGGSAMASAAVNALAAGLPEIKER is encoded by the coding sequence ATGCGCCCCTACGAAACCAACCCCTCAGCCATTTACGCCGCCAGCTTCGCGACTGTCGCAGCCGAGGCACGTCTGGACCGTTTCGCACCGGCACTGCACCCCCTCATCACCCGCCTGATCCACTCTTGTGGCATGGTCGAAATCGCCGACCGCTTGGCATTTTCTGCCGACGTGGCATTTGCGGGCCATCACGCCATGCAATCTGGCGCGCCGATTCTGTGCGATTGTGAAATGGTCGGCGCGGGCATCATCCGCCGCTACCTGCCCGCTCATAATCAGGTCATCGTCACCCTCAACGACCCGCGCACCCCCGACCACGCCGCGAAAATCGAAAACACCCGATCCGCCGCCGCCGTGGAATTTTGGGAACCCCATATCGCGGGCGCAATTGTCGCCATTGGCAATGCCCCCACGGCCCTGTTCCACCTGCTCGAATTAATCGACCAAGGCTTCCCCAAACCTGCGGTGATCCTTGGCTTCCCTGTCGGGTTTGTTGGCGCGGCAGAATCCAAAGCTGAACTTGCCGCCAACCCGCGTGGTATCGATTTTGTCGCGCTGCGCGGTCGCAAAGGTGGCTCTGCCATGGCATCGGCGGCGGTCAACGCCCTCGCTGCTGGCCTGCCCGAAATCAAGGAACGTTAA
- a CDS encoding bifunctional cobalt-precorrin-7 (C(5))-methyltransferase/cobalt-precorrin-6B (C(15))-methyltransferase, with protein MVNAPVQAPVQAPWLHIVGIGEDGMDGLVPATRAVVEAADVIIGGDRHHTLSINPTATRIAWPSPFDAMIETLQTLKGKRAVVLVTGDPLWFSVGARIGRAIPANELVYHPQLSAFQLAAARMGWSLADVETLTVHGRPVEQMIAFIQPDQRLIVLTTGADTPTQIAKFLTERGFGNSKMTVLAAMGGANEQRFDGPADGWSHTVPAFNTLCIDCIAAPDAALLPRVPGLADSLFVSDGTMTKQEVRAATLAKLMPMRGALLWDIGTGSGSVAIEWMRAARYARAIGIEPRADRRAMAAQNALALGAPKLELIDGTVPYALDGLDAPDAVFIGGGLSRETFDAAYAALRPLGRLVANAVTLESEAELIALHRDHGGDLVKIQTHRAEPVGRLTGWRPSMPVTQWSLIKR; from the coding sequence ATGGTTAACGCCCCCGTTCAGGCCCCCGTTCAGGCCCCGTGGCTCCACATCGTCGGCATCGGCGAAGACGGCATGGACGGTCTCGTCCCCGCCACCCGCGCCGTGGTCGAAGCCGCAGACGTCATCATCGGTGGTGACCGCCACCACACGCTGTCGATCAACCCAACGGCCACTCGCATCGCATGGCCGTCCCCTTTTGATGCCATGATTGAAACGCTACAAACCCTCAAAGGCAAACGCGCTGTGGTGCTTGTGACCGGGGACCCGCTCTGGTTCTCCGTTGGTGCCCGCATCGGCCGCGCGATCCCCGCCAATGAACTTGTCTACCACCCGCAACTCAGTGCCTTCCAACTCGCTGCCGCCCGCATGGGTTGGTCGCTGGCAGATGTTGAAACCCTCACCGTGCATGGCCGCCCCGTCGAACAGATGATCGCGTTTATTCAACCTGATCAACGACTTATCGTACTGACAACAGGCGCAGACACCCCCACACAAATCGCTAAATTCTTGACTGAACGTGGTTTTGGAAATTCCAAAATGACGGTGCTGGCGGCAATGGGTGGCGCCAATGAACAACGCTTTGACGGCCCGGCAGATGGCTGGTCCCACACGGTTCCAGCGTTCAACACGCTGTGTATCGACTGTATCGCAGCCCCTGACGCCGCCCTGCTGCCCCGCGTTCCCGGCCTTGCTGACAGCCTGTTCGTGTCTGATGGGACGATGACCAAACAAGAAGTCCGCGCTGCGACATTGGCCAAACTCATGCCCATGCGCGGTGCACTCCTTTGGGATATCGGAACAGGCAGCGGCAGCGTCGCCATCGAATGGATGCGCGCCGCACGCTATGCCCGCGCCATCGGCATCGAACCGCGCGCGGATCGCCGGGCCATGGCCGCGCAAAACGCGCTGGCACTTGGCGCACCCAAGCTGGAATTGATAGATGGAACAGTGCCTTACGCGCTGGATGGTCTTGACGCACCCGACGCTGTTTTCATCGGTGGCGGCCTGTCGCGCGAAACTTTTGATGCCGCATATGCCGCCCTGCGCCCGCTTGGTCGGCTGGTCGCAAATGCCGTCACTCTGGAATCTGAGGCTGAATTGATCGCCCTGCACCGCGACCACGGCGGCGACCTCGTCAAAATACAAACCCACCGCGCCGAACCAGTTGGCCGCCTCACCGGATGGCGCCCGTCCATGCCCGTAACGCAATGGAGCTTGATTAAACGATGA
- the cobI gene encoding precorrin-2 C(20)-methyltransferase translates to MSGTLYGVGVGPGAPDLMTLRAARLIEGAGVIAYPTLAGAASFARSIAADLIPAGAREIIMDVPMTLDRAPAQAAYDAGAAQIADALIAGDDVVCLCEGDPFFYGSFMYLHARLNTQFTVKVVPGVTSVTACAAEAGRPLVARNERLTILPGPMDEAALRERIAGAEAVAIMKVGRHLPKLRAVIEDLGLTDHATYIERATLPEQVVTPLRGAPEKAPYFSMILLTKGADPWL, encoded by the coding sequence ATGAGCGGAACCCTCTACGGCGTTGGCGTCGGGCCTGGCGCGCCTGATCTTATGACATTGCGCGCCGCCCGCCTGATCGAGGGCGCGGGCGTGATTGCCTACCCGACCCTTGCGGGGGCCGCCAGTTTCGCGCGCTCTATCGCCGCCGATCTGATCCCCGCAGGTGCGCGCGAAATCATCATGGACGTACCGATGACCTTGGATCGCGCCCCCGCCCAAGCGGCCTATGATGCAGGTGCGGCCCAAATTGCGGACGCGCTTATTGCGGGTGATGACGTGGTCTGCCTGTGCGAAGGCGATCCGTTTTTCTACGGATCATTCATGTACTTACACGCGCGCCTGAACACACAGTTCACTGTCAAAGTTGTCCCGGGCGTCACGTCCGTCACCGCCTGTGCCGCCGAAGCTGGCCGCCCGTTGGTCGCGCGAAACGAACGCCTTACGATCTTACCCGGGCCGATGGACGAAGCCGCCCTGCGTGAGCGCATCGCAGGCGCAGAGGCAGTGGCCATCATGAAGGTGGGGCGGCACTTGCCCAAACTGCGCGCGGTGATCGAAGACCTCGGCCTGACGGATCACGCCACCTATATCGAACGCGCGACCCTGCCTGAACAGGTCGTCACACCGTTGCGCGGCGCCCCTGAAAAGGCGCCGTATTTTTCAATGATCCTTCTTACCAAAGGGGCCGATCCGTGGCTGTAA
- the cobJ gene encoding precorrin-3B C(17)-methyltransferase, giving the protein MVLALSKSGEPTAHAIASALNCPVHGRENRVGKADAFFANALDHTRDLFAAGIPIIGVCASGILIRGVAPLLADKTTEPPVVSVSDDGRVVVPLLGGHRGANRLARDIADALQGVAAVTTAGDVALGVALDEPPVGYRLQNPDDAKSVMATLLSGGGVTWNGPAIFDVDLPFGKDIELCVTEADEPGSQTRLVYHPQTFALGLGCARNADPEELWNLVNETLHNHDIAQGSIACVASIDLKADEPAILQAAARLGVPLRVFTASELEQQSPRLANPSDVVFAEVGCHGVSEGAALAVAGSAATLMVEKCKTATATCAIAHVPEPITTLSGRSRGRLSVVGIGPGQAAWRTPEVSRLIADAEELVGYGLYIDLLGPLVAGKIRSDFPLGGEEARCRYALEQAGLGKNVALVCSGDAGIYAMGALVFELLDRASNEEGVSDAARRAEIICSPGVSALQGAAARAGAPLGHDFCTISLSDLLTPRADIIRRLNAAAQGDFVIAFYNPVSKTRRTLLAEARDILLQHRPADTPVMLASNLGRPTELVRFRRLDELEVDEVDMLTVVLIGSSNSRLAQLGEGPRMFTPRGYARKIDGDLVAKRDDPYPAEEPAQ; this is encoded by the coding sequence ATTGTCCTAGCGCTGTCCAAATCCGGCGAACCCACCGCACATGCCATCGCATCGGCGCTGAATTGCCCCGTCCATGGCCGCGAAAACCGTGTGGGCAAGGCTGACGCCTTTTTCGCCAATGCGCTAGATCACACCCGTGATCTGTTCGCCGCTGGCATCCCCATTATTGGTGTCTGCGCGTCCGGTATTCTAATCCGCGGCGTTGCGCCTTTGTTGGCGGATAAAACCACTGAACCGCCGGTTGTTTCGGTGTCTGACGACGGTAGAGTTGTGGTGCCGCTGCTGGGCGGGCATCGCGGGGCAAACCGCCTCGCGCGCGATATTGCTGATGCGTTGCAAGGCGTCGCAGCCGTAACCACTGCGGGCGACGTGGCGTTGGGTGTGGCGCTGGATGAACCGCCCGTGGGCTACCGCCTGCAAAACCCCGACGACGCGAAATCCGTCATGGCGACGTTGCTGTCAGGCGGTGGTGTCACATGGAACGGTCCAGCTATTTTCGACGTCGACCTACCCTTTGGAAAAGACATCGAATTGTGCGTCACCGAAGCGGATGAACCCGGCTCACAAACGCGCCTCGTCTATCATCCGCAAACATTCGCGCTGGGCCTTGGCTGCGCGCGAAATGCTGATCCTGAAGAGCTTTGGAATCTTGTCAACGAAACCCTGCACAATCACGACATTGCGCAGGGGTCGATCGCCTGCGTTGCGTCCATCGACCTTAAGGCAGATGAACCTGCGATCCTTCAAGCGGCTGCGCGCCTTGGCGTCCCACTGCGTGTTTTCACGGCATCTGAACTCGAACAACAATCGCCCCGCCTTGCGAACCCGTCCGATGTGGTCTTTGCCGAAGTCGGCTGCCACGGCGTATCTGAGGGCGCGGCGCTCGCCGTCGCGGGGTCGGCAGCCACCTTGATGGTCGAAAAATGTAAGACCGCCACCGCCACCTGCGCCATCGCTCACGTGCCCGAGCCCATCACGACACTAAGCGGCCGCTCCCGTGGTCGCCTGTCTGTCGTTGGCATCGGGCCGGGTCAGGCCGCATGGCGCACCCCCGAGGTGTCCCGCCTCATTGCCGATGCAGAAGAACTCGTCGGGTATGGCCTTTATATAGATTTGCTTGGGCCCTTGGTGGCTGGCAAGATCCGCTCGGATTTTCCATTGGGCGGCGAAGAAGCGCGCTGCCGCTACGCCCTCGAACAGGCAGGGCTTGGCAAAAACGTAGCGCTGGTATGTTCCGGCGACGCGGGCATCTACGCCATGGGCGCGCTTGTGTTTGAACTGCTTGATCGCGCGTCAAACGAAGAAGGTGTTTCCGATGCGGCACGACGCGCGGAAATTATCTGCTCTCCCGGCGTGTCTGCCCTGCAAGGCGCTGCTGCCCGCGCAGGAGCGCCACTGGGTCACGATTTCTGCACGATCAGCTTGTCCGATCTGCTCACGCCCCGTGCCGATATCATCCGACGGCTGAACGCTGCCGCGCAGGGCGATTTTGTTATCGCGTTTTACAACCCCGTTTCCAAAACCCGTCGCACGTTGCTGGCCGAAGCCCGCGACATCCTGCTGCAACACCGCCCCGCCGATACGCCGGTCATGCTGGCGTCGAACCTCGGCCGACCCACAGAATTGGTCCGCTTCCGACGTCTTGATGAACTTGAGGTCGATGAAGTCGACATGCTCACTGTCGTTCTCATCGGGTCGTCCAATTCCCGTCTCGCGCAGTTGGGTGAGGGGCCGCGTATGTTCACCCCGCGTGGCTATGCCCGCAAAATAGATGGCGACCTTGTGGCCAAACGCGACGATCCATACCCCGCAGAGGAGCCTGCACAATGA